The segment GGGTCAGCAGGCGATGGTGATCGACGCGATTCAGGCGGGCGCCAAAGATTTTATCGTCAAGCCGTTTCAGGCCGATCGCGTCATCGAAGCCGTCAAAAAGACGATCGGATGAAAGGGACTTCGTTCCATGTGGACGGCGGACGTCGTCAAAGTCGTCGCGTATCTCGCGCTCATCCTACTGCTTTTTTTCCTTTCCGCCAAAGCGCTCGCGCGCCTGCGCAGCCGCCTGCCGGGCGGCAGGGCGATTCGGACGCTCGGCGGCGTCCCGCTTGGGCCGAATAAATCGGTTCAATTGCTTGAAATCGGACGGACCGTCTATGTCGTCGGCATCGGCGAAGACGTTCGCCTGATCGACAAAATCCGCGATCCCGACGAAATCGCGTCGATTCACGAGGCGTTAGGCCGGACGGCGGAAGAGCTAGATGCCGGGCGGTCCGGGCGGCGCGACCGGCCGACGGGCTTCGAAACGTGGCTGGCCGGCAAACTCGGCGGTGCCGAACGCCGAAAGGAGCGTGTCGAACATTGGCTTGAACAGCATCTTTCGTCTTCCAGATCGTCCCACGGCGAAAACCGGCAGGAATCGCTTGAGCGCGACCGCTGACGCCGCACGCGCCGTGTGGGCCGGTTTTTCGGTTCTGATCACCGGTTTGGCGGTCGCGGTACCGGCTCAGGCCCAGTCGGCGCAACCGACACCGTCCGGCCCGATTCCCGGCGTACGCGTCGAGATCGGCGGCGCGACAGGGCCTGCCGACGTGACGGGTACGCTTACGATCATCGCGCTGATCACGGTGCTCAGTCTGGCGCCGGCGATCCTCGTCATGATGACCAGTTTTACGCGGATCGTGATCGTGCTGTCGTTCGTCCGGACGTCGCTTTCGACCCAACAGATGCCGCCGAACCAAGTGCTAATCGGCCTGGCGCTGTTTTTGACGTTGTTTATCATGTCGCCGACGTTGAACGAAATCAACGAGACGGCGCTGCAGCCGTATTTGAAAGGGCAACTCACCCAGCAGGAAGCGCTCTCGAAAGCCGCCCTGCCGATGAAAAAATTTATGGCCAAACAGACCCGGGAAGAAGATTTGATGCTGTTCTTGAACTATATGAAGGCGCCGAAGCCTTCGGGCATCGAGGACATTCCGATGACGGCGCTCATTCCCGCGTTTGCGCTGAGCGAGATCAAGACGGCGTTCCAGATGGGATTTCTTATCTTCGTCCCGTTTCTCGTCATCGACATGATCGTGGCCAGCACGCTGATGTCGATGGGGATGATGATGTTGCCGCCGGTTATGATTTCGCTGCCGTTTAAGATTTTGCTGTTCGTGCTCGTCGACGGCTGGTACCTGGTCGTCAAGTCGCTGTTGGTCAGTTTCGAGACGGGATGACGGGGTGAAGCGACGTGAGTTCGGAAACGGTCGTGCGCATCGCGTCGGAAGCGGTGTTTACCGTCCTGAAGGTGTCGGCTCCGCTGCTTGGTTTGGCGCTTCTTGTCGGGCTAGTGATCAGCATTTTTCAGGCGACGACCCAGATTCAGGAGCAGACGCTCGTGTTCGTTCCGAAAATCGTCGCAGTGCTCGTGGCGCTTTTGGTGTTCGGCCCGTGGATGTTGCGGACGCTGCGCGATTTCGCGTTTCATCTGCTCGACAACCTGTCCGCCTATGTCGGATGAGGAGAAAGGGCGATCGACGTGGAGGCGTGGCTCGGCGTTTTGCCGACGCTTCTTCTAGCCTTTTGTCGAATGCTGTCGTTTTTCGCGGTGGCGCCGCTGTTTTCGTCGCGACTCATCCCGGCCCAGGTCAAGATCGGCATCGCGGCCGCGCTGGCGCTGTCCGCCCTGCCGGCGCTAAGAGAAAGCAAGGTCATTTCATTTGACGTATCGTACGTCGCGCTGGTGTTGAAGGAAATCGCCGTCGGACTGACGCTCGGTTTTTTGGGACTCCTGTTTTTTTCGGCCGTGCAGACCGCGGGCGCCTTTGTCGACATCCAGATCGGCTTCGGCATCGCCAACGTGATCGACCCGATGACGGGGCTTCAGGCGCCGATCGTCGGACAGTTGAAATATATGGTCGCGTTGCTGCTGTTGCTGTCGACCGACGCACACCACTGGATGATCGCGGCGGCGATCGAAAGCTTCCGGTTCATCCCGCCGGACGCCGATTTGCTCGGCTGGTTTTCGAAACCGTCGACGGCCGAGTGGTGGGTGCGTGCGTTTGCGGAAATGTTTTTGCTTTCGTTCCAGCTGGCGGCCCCGCTCGTCGTCTCGATGCTGATCGTCGACGTGGCGCTCGGGATGTTGGCGAAGACGGCGCCGCAGTTCAACATTTTCATGATCGGCCTGCAGGTCAAGATTCTGGTCGCGCTTGCGTTGTTCGCCGTATTTGCGGCGTCGCTTGCCGGCTGGATGGAAGATCTGTTCGCCGTCATGGCGCGAAAAATGGAGGAATGGCTCGCGATGTTCGGGCCGGGCGGTTGAATGCTGAGACTGGATCTGCAGTTGTTCGCCCAGGAAAAAACCGAACCCGCCACGCCGCGAAGGCGGCAGGACGCGCGGAAGAAGGGCCAGGTGGCCAAAAGTCCGGATCTTGCCGCCGCCGTGCTGTTGTCGGCCGTCCTGATTTATTTCGCCCTGTTCGGTTCCGGATTAAAGGAACGGCTATTCTCGCTGTTCGCAGAGCCGTTCGTCTTCCTTTCCGAACGGAATGACTGGGCGATCGGCGACGTCATGGCGCTTTTTGCCCGGTTGGCGTGGGAAAGCGCAATTCTCATGTTGCCGCTGCTTCTCGTGCCGATGGTGTTCGGCGCGGCGGCTTACGTCGCGCAGGTCGGTTTTCTGTGGACGGTCGAGCCGCTGAAGCCGAACTTGTCGAAGCTTAACCCGGTGACGGGCTTACGCCATCTGTTTTCCCTGCGCAGTCTCGTGCAGCTCGTCAAGTCTGTGCTGAAGCTCGTCGTGATCGGCTGGATCGCCTGGATGACGCTGTGGGATCGCAGGGAATATTTCGAACGACTGGCGTGGATGGATCCGAAAGACATTTTCCGGTTTTCAGCGGATACGGTGCTTTCGCTCGGACTTCGGATTGCGGCGGCGCTGTTCGTGCTGGCGGCGCTCGACTACGCCTACCAGCGCTATGAGCACGAAAAAAAGTTGCGGATGTCGAAAGAAGACATCAAGGAAGAGATCAAGAAGCAGGAGGGCGATCCGCACGTCCGCAGCAAAATTCGCGAACGCCAGCGCCGTTTGGCGCTCATGCGCATGATGCAGGAAGTGCCGAAAGCGGACGTCGTCATCACCAACCCGACGCATTACGCGGTTGCTTTGCGGTACGACGCATCGGAAATGGATGCGCCGAAAGTCGTCGCCAAGGGAGCCGGTTATGTGGCCTTGAAAATTCGGGAGATTGCCGCCAAGCACGACGTCGCCGTCGTCGAAAACCGCGTGCTCGCGCGTTCGCTGTACGAACAGGTGGAAGTCGGCCAGACGATCCCCGTTGAACTGTTCCAGGCGGTGGCGGAAGTGCTCGCTTACGTCTACAGGCTGAAAAAGAAAGTTCGCGTCTAGAGGAGGTGTTGATCGCCGATGAAAATGCGGGACGCCGTCGTCATGCTCGGCATCGCCGGCATCGTGTTGATGCTCGTGTTGCCGCTTCCGACGTGGCTGCTCGATTTTTTGCTCGTGATCAACATCTCGCTGGCGCTGACGATATTGTTTGTTTCGATGAACACGAAGGAAGCGCTGGAGTTCTCCGTTTTTCCGACGCTTTTGCTCGTCACGACGCTTTTTCGGCTCGCGCTCAACATTTCGACGACGCGCCTCATTTTGACGCAGGCCGACGCAGGCAACGTCGTGCGGACGTTCGGCGAATTCGTCGCAGGCGGCAATCTCGTCGTCGGCGTCGTCGTCTTTTTCATCCTCGTCGTCGTCCAGTACATCGTCATCACCCGCGGAGCCGAGCGCGTGGCGGAAGTCAGCGCGCGCTTTACGCTCGACGCGATGCCCGGCAAGCAGATGAGCATCGACGCCGACCTGAATGCCGGTCTCATCAATGAGGAAGAGGCGAAGCAGCGTCGCCGCAAAATCCAGCGCGAGGCCGATTTTTATGGCGCCATGGACGGTGCCAGCAAGTTCGTCAAGGGCGATGCGATCGCCGCAATCGTCATTCTGCTGATCAACGCGATCGGCGGCATTATTCTCGGAATGACGTACCACGGCATGTCGATTTCCCAGTCGCTGACGACGTTTACCATTCTGACGATCGGCGACGGGCTGGTCAGCCAGATTCCCGCCTTGCTCATCTCGACGGCGGCCGGCATTGTTGTGACCCGGTCCGCGTCGGAGGAAAATCTGGCGCACGACCTGAACGCTCAGTTGACCAAATACCCGAGACTTTTGTACTGGGTGGCGGGCGTCATGGCGGCGCTCGGGCTGTTTACGCCGATTAACGCGACGGTGACGTTGCCGGTGGGCGGGGCTCTCGCCTATTCCGCCTGGCGCATCCGCCGTAATCTCGACCGGCGGCAGGCCGCCGAGACGGAGCGGATGGAAGCTCGGCAGATCGAGGAAGTGCGGACGCCGGAAAGCGTGCTCGGATTGATCACGGTCGACCCGATCGAATTTGAATTCGGCTACGGCCTCATCCCGCTGGCCGACGCTCAGCAGGGCGGCGACCTGCTCGACCGGATCGTCATGATCCGCCGGCAATGCGCGCTGGAACTCGGCATGGTCGTTCCCGTCATTCGCATTCGCGACAACATCCAGCTCCGGCCGAACGAATATGTGATCAAAATTAAAGGAAATCCGGTCGCTCGCGGCGAATTGTTGCTTCACCACTATCTGGCGATGAGTCCCGGGGTGGAAGACGAAAGCGTCACCGGCATTCCCACGACGGAGCCGGCATTCGGCCTGCCGGCGCTCTGGATCGACGAGGCGATGAAAGAACGCGCCGAACTGGCCGGTTATACAGTCGTCGACCCGCCGTCGGTCGTGGCCACGCATCTGACGGAAGTCATCCGCCGGCATGCGCACGAACTGTTGGGGCGTCAGGAGACGAAAGCGCTGCTCGATCATGTCAAGCAAACAAATCCGGCGCTTGTCGAGGAATTAGTGCCCGGTCTTCTGTCCGTCGGCGATGTCCAGAAAGTATTGGTGCGGCTGCTGAAGGAAAAGGTGTCCATTCGCGACCTCGTCACCATTCTCGAGACGCTGGCCGACCACGCGTCCCATACGAAGGACCCAGACGTGCTGACGGAATACGTCCGGCAGGCGTTGTCACGGCAGATCACCCAACAGTACGTGCCGAACGAGAACGAGCCGTTGCAGGTGGTGACGCTCGGAGCGTCGCTGGAGCGCAAGATCGCCGAATCCGTGCAGGAGACCGGTCAAGGTTCTTACGCCGTGCTGGATCCGGCGACGTCCCAGCTGTTTTACCAGCGGATTCGGGAACAGGCCCAGAAGCTGCTGCAATCCGGAAAACAGCCGATTTTGCTCGTATCCCCGACGATCCGCATGTATGTCCGGCAGCTGCTGGAGAAAACGATGGCCGACATCCCGGTATTGTCGTACGCCGAACTGGAACCCCAGGTTAAAATCCAAAGCGTCGGGGTGGTGAACGTATGAAAGTAAAACGCTACGTCGTCGACGAAATACCGGAGGCGATGCAGAAAATTCGCTCCGATCTCGGCCCGGACGCCGTGATCGTCAGTACGAAGCCAATCCGCCAGGGCGGCCTGTGGGGGTGGTTCCGCAAAAAGAAATTTGAAGTTGTCGCCGCTGCCGATCCGAGACCCCCGGCATCGAGTTCGGGCGTCCAGGCTCGCCAGGCGGAAGCGTTGTTCTCCTCGGCGGTCGAGCGCGATCGAGCCCTGCTCGACGAGATCCGGGAGATGAAAAGACTGGTTCACCGCCTCGCCGGGCAGGCAGACGGATTTGCTCCGCAAGACGGGCCGTGGTCGGAACTGCAGTCGCATCTCGTCGAACAGGACGTCTTGCCGGAGATTGCCCGGCGTCTTGTCGGCGAAGCGGCGGCCCTGCTAGAGCAGGAAGGCAAGGACGCTTCCCGCGTCTCACCGGAAGAAGCGAAGGAACGGTTGAAAGACGTCCTACGCGCGGCGTTGAAGGACCGGTTTTCCGAACCGAAAGGGCTGCCGCCCGACATCCGCGTCGCCCAGTTTGTCGGCCCGACCGGCGTCGGCAAAACGACGACGATCGCCAAACTGGCGGCGGAACAGGCATTGCGCATGCGAAGGCGCGTCGGTTTCATCACCGCCGACACTTATAGAATTGCGGCAGTCGAACAGCTGAAAACCTACGCCACCATTTTGAACGCGCCGATCGAGGTCGTCTTTTCGCCGCTTGATTTGCCGCAAGCGTTCGAACGGCTGAAGGACTGCGATTTTATTCTGATGGATACCGCCGGCCGCAATTACCGCCATCCGATGTTCGTGTCCGAAGTCAGCAGCCTGTTGCGCGGACATGAGCCGAGCCGGACGTTTTTGGTGTTGTCGCTGACGTCGAAATATCGCGATATGAAAACGATCGCCGACCATTTCACCGCCTACGGCGTCGACCAGGTCATTCTGACGAAATTGGACGAGACGGACGCGGTCGGTTCCGCCGTCAACCTGTTATCGGAATACCCGCTGAAGCTTGCATACGTCGCGTTCGGGCAAAATGTCCCCGACGACATTCGACCGGCCGACGTCGAAGATTTAATTTCGAAACTGCTGGAGGTGCCGCACCATGGCTGATCAGGCGCAAGCTCTCCGGGAACTTGTCCGCCAGGCGTCTGGTCGGAAAGCGGACACCAAGGTTTTGACCGTGACGAGCGGCAAAGGAGGGGTGGGAAAGTCGAATTTTACGCTGAATTTCGCACTCGCCCTGCAGTCGCGCGGTCTGAAAGTCGTCGTGTTCGACGCCGATTTCGGCATGGCCAACATCGACGTCTTGATGGGCGCGTCGCCGGCGTACAACCTATCGCATTTGCTAAGGCGGGAGCGGACGATCTGGGAAATTCTGTGCCAGGGCTACGGCGGACTGGAATATATCGCGGGCGGCTCCGGCGTGTTCGATCTTCTCCGACTATCGGAACCGGATTTCGCTTATGTCGTGCATCAGCTCAGCAAACTGAATGGGTATGCGGATTACGTGCTGTTGGACACGGGCGCCGGTTTGTCGCGCGAAACCGCAAAACTGATCGCTTCTTCGGACGAAACGATTCTGGTCACAACACCGGAGCCGACAGCCATGACTGACGCCTATGCGCTCGTCAAAATGGTTTACCTGTCCGAGCGGCATTCCCGTTTCCGCCTTGTCGTTAATCGTGCGCAGAACGAACGAGAAGCCCGGCAGACGGCGGAACGGATCCGGACGGTGGCGCGGACGTTTCTCGATCTCGATTTGCCCGAACTGGGGTATATTCCGGACGATCCGTCGGTCGGCCAGGCGGTCAAACGGCAGACGCCGTTTTATGCGGCGTATCCGCGTGGTCCCGCTTCACGCGCGCTCGATTCACTGGCAGATCGTTTCCTACAAAATTCAAGCCCACAGGGGGGGATTTCAGAGTCGGGAGGTGTTCGTCAGTTTTTCCAACAACTCTTTCGCCGCTTTCATTCATCGTAACAGCCTCCCTCTCCCGTGGAGGACGGAAGGGGTGCGACGGATGGCCCGGTATCGCGTGCTGGTTGTGGACGATTCGCTGTTTATGCGCAAGATGATCTCCGACATCATTCGCGATCACCCCCAGTTGGAGGTCGCGGGCGTGGCAAGAAACGGAAAAGAAGCCGTCGACGCGGTCCGCCGGCTGCGGCCGGACGTCGTGACCATGGATGTCGCCATGCCGGAAATGAACGGCTTGGACGCCGTCCGTGAAATCATGCGGACGAACCCCGTTCCGATCGTGATGCTGAGCAGCCGTACGGAAGAAGGTGCAGAAGAAACGATACGGGCACTGGAGTGGGGCGCCGTCGATTTCATCCACAAACCTTCCGGGTCCATTTCGCTCGATCTGGAAAAGATCAGGGCGGAGTTGTACGACAAACTTCTTGCCGCTGCGCAGGTGAAGGGAACGCTCTTCGCGCAAACCCGGCCGCTGTTCGCCGAACGGCCTGCCGCGCCTACAACGGGTATTGATCCGTCTGATCGGCCGTCCGATGTTCGGTGCGCGGTGGCGATCGGAGCTTCGACGGGCGGTCCTCGGGCGTTGCAGGCGGTGTTGACCGGACTGCCGCCTTCTTTCCCGGCGGCGGTGTTGGTTGTTCAGCATATGCCGTCGCCGTTTACGCGGTCGCTTGCCCAGCGGTTGGACCAGCTGTGCTGGCTGCGGGTCAAAGAGGCGGAAGACGGGGATTTTTTGGAAAACGGGAAAGTCTACGTGGCGCCCGGCGGAAAGCATATGACGGTCGAACGCGCCTCCGGCAAAACCTACCGCATTAAGCTGTCCGAACGACCTCCCCGCTCGGGACACCGTCCGTCGGTCGACGAACTGTTCGAATCGCTGGTTCCTTTGACGGATTTGCGGCGTATCGCCGTTTTGTTGACCGGCATGGGCAGCGACGGAGCGTCGGGCATGCTGGCGCTGAAACAGTCCGGCGCCGAAACGATCGCGGAGGCAGAGTCGACTTGCATCGTCTACGGCATGCCGCGTGCCGCCGTGGAATTGGACGCGGCGGACGACGTGCTGCCGCTCGGCAGCATATCGGGGCGGCTCGTCGAATGCGTGATTGGGCGCTACTCGAAACCCTAGCGGGGGTGTGGAAAATGGGATCGAACGAAGAATATTTGAGCGTCTTCATCGATGAGTCGAGAGAGCATCTGCAGGCGATGAACGACGGCATGCTGAAACTCGAGCAAACTCCGGACGACGTACGGATTGTACAGGAAATCTTCCGTTCCGCCCACACGATGAAAGGCATGTCGGCGACGATGGGGTTTGAGGATCTGGCCAAACTGACGCACGAA is part of the Candidatus Reconcilbacillus cellulovorans genome and harbors:
- a CDS encoding flagellar biosynthetic protein FliP, whose product is MWAGFSVLITGLAVAVPAQAQSAQPTPSGPIPGVRVEIGGATGPADVTGTLTIIALITVLSLAPAILVMMTSFTRIVIVLSFVRTSLSTQQMPPNQVLIGLALFLTLFIMSPTLNEINETALQPYLKGQLTQQEALSKAALPMKKFMAKQTREEDLMLFLNYMKAPKPSGIEDIPMTALIPAFALSEIKTAFQMGFLIFVPFLVIDMIVASTLMSMGMMMLPPVMISLPFKILLFVLVDGWYLVVKSLLVSFETG
- a CDS encoding flagellar biosynthetic protein FliQ, with amino-acid sequence MSSETVVRIASEAVFTVLKVSAPLLGLALLVGLVISIFQATTQIQEQTLVFVPKIVAVLVALLVFGPWMLRTLRDFAFHLLDNLSAYVG
- a CDS encoding flagellar biosynthetic protein FliR yields the protein MEAWLGVLPTLLLAFCRMLSFFAVAPLFSSRLIPAQVKIGIAAALALSALPALRESKVISFDVSYVALVLKEIAVGLTLGFLGLLFFSAVQTAGAFVDIQIGFGIANVIDPMTGLQAPIVGQLKYMVALLLLLSTDAHHWMIAAAIESFRFIPPDADLLGWFSKPSTAEWWVRAFAEMFLLSFQLAAPLVVSMLIVDVALGMLAKTAPQFNIFMIGLQVKILVALALFAVFAASLAGWMEDLFAVMARKMEEWLAMFGPGG
- a CDS encoding flagellar biosynthesis protein FlhB gives rise to the protein MLRLDLQLFAQEKTEPATPRRRQDARKKGQVAKSPDLAAAVLLSAVLIYFALFGSGLKERLFSLFAEPFVFLSERNDWAIGDVMALFARLAWESAILMLPLLLVPMVFGAAAYVAQVGFLWTVEPLKPNLSKLNPVTGLRHLFSLRSLVQLVKSVLKLVVIGWIAWMTLWDRREYFERLAWMDPKDIFRFSADTVLSLGLRIAAALFVLAALDYAYQRYEHEKKLRMSKEDIKEEIKKQEGDPHVRSKIRERQRRLALMRMMQEVPKADVVITNPTHYAVALRYDASEMDAPKVVAKGAGYVALKIREIAAKHDVAVVENRVLARSLYEQVEVGQTIPVELFQAVAEVLAYVYRLKKKVRV
- a CDS encoding flagellar biosynthesis protein FlhA, with the protein product MKMRDAVVMLGIAGIVLMLVLPLPTWLLDFLLVINISLALTILFVSMNTKEALEFSVFPTLLLVTTLFRLALNISTTRLILTQADAGNVVRTFGEFVAGGNLVVGVVVFFILVVVQYIVITRGAERVAEVSARFTLDAMPGKQMSIDADLNAGLINEEEAKQRRRKIQREADFYGAMDGASKFVKGDAIAAIVILLINAIGGIILGMTYHGMSISQSLTTFTILTIGDGLVSQIPALLISTAAGIVVTRSASEENLAHDLNAQLTKYPRLLYWVAGVMAALGLFTPINATVTLPVGGALAYSAWRIRRNLDRRQAAETERMEARQIEEVRTPESVLGLITVDPIEFEFGYGLIPLADAQQGGDLLDRIVMIRRQCALELGMVVPVIRIRDNIQLRPNEYVIKIKGNPVARGELLLHHYLAMSPGVEDESVTGIPTTEPAFGLPALWIDEAMKERAELAGYTVVDPPSVVATHLTEVIRRHAHELLGRQETKALLDHVKQTNPALVEELVPGLLSVGDVQKVLVRLLKEKVSIRDLVTILETLADHASHTKDPDVLTEYVRQALSRQITQQYVPNENEPLQVVTLGASLERKIAESVQETGQGSYAVLDPATSQLFYQRIREQAQKLLQSGKQPILLVSPTIRMYVRQLLEKTMADIPVLSYAELEPQVKIQSVGVVNV
- a CDS encoding flagellar biosynthesis protein FlhF, which encodes MKVKRYVVDEIPEAMQKIRSDLGPDAVIVSTKPIRQGGLWGWFRKKKFEVVAAADPRPPASSSGVQARQAEALFSSAVERDRALLDEIREMKRLVHRLAGQADGFAPQDGPWSELQSHLVEQDVLPEIARRLVGEAAALLEQEGKDASRVSPEEAKERLKDVLRAALKDRFSEPKGLPPDIRVAQFVGPTGVGKTTTIAKLAAEQALRMRRRVGFITADTYRIAAVEQLKTYATILNAPIEVVFSPLDLPQAFERLKDCDFILMDTAGRNYRHPMFVSEVSSLLRGHEPSRTFLVLSLTSKYRDMKTIADHFTAYGVDQVILTKLDETDAVGSAVNLLSEYPLKLAYVAFGQNVPDDIRPADVEDLISKLLEVPHHG
- a CDS encoding cobyrinic acid a,c-diamide synthase: MADQAQALRELVRQASGRKADTKVLTVTSGKGGVGKSNFTLNFALALQSRGLKVVVFDADFGMANIDVLMGASPAYNLSHLLRRERTIWEILCQGYGGLEYIAGGSGVFDLLRLSEPDFAYVVHQLSKLNGYADYVLLDTGAGLSRETAKLIASSDETILVTTPEPTAMTDAYALVKMVYLSERHSRFRLVVNRAQNEREARQTAERIRTVARTFLDLDLPELGYIPDDPSVGQAVKRQTPFYAAYPRGPASRALDSLADRFLQNSSPQGGISESGGVRQFFQQLFRRFHSS
- a CDS encoding chemotaxis response regulator protein-glutamate methylesterase, with translation MARYRVLVVDDSLFMRKMISDIIRDHPQLEVAGVARNGKEAVDAVRRLRPDVVTMDVAMPEMNGLDAVREIMRTNPVPIVMLSSRTEEGAEETIRALEWGAVDFIHKPSGSISLDLEKIRAELYDKLLAAAQVKGTLFAQTRPLFAERPAAPTTGIDPSDRPSDVRCAVAIGASTGGPRALQAVLTGLPPSFPAAVLVVQHMPSPFTRSLAQRLDQLCWLRVKEAEDGDFLENGKVYVAPGGKHMTVERASGKTYRIKLSERPPRSGHRPSVDELFESLVPLTDLRRIAVLLTGMGSDGASGMLALKQSGAETIAEAESTCIVYGMPRAAVELDAADDVLPLGSISGRLVECVIGRYSKP